The following are from one region of the Amycolatopsis sp. QT-25 genome:
- a CDS encoding metal ABC transporter ATP-binding protein — protein sequence MTAAIRVEGVTVHYGDVLALDGVDVTLGHGHVCGLVGMNGSGKSTLFKTVMGMVRPDTGTVSIDGGTPARARKTGVIGYVPQSEDVDWSFPLSVREVVMTGRYGRLGFTRRPRRADHEAVDHALERVELAELAGRQIGQLSGGQRKRAFVARGIAQGARVLLLDEPFAGVDKRSEATITRLLKELAADGAAVLISTHDLHALPGLADEAILLMRKVLAHGSPGEVLRPENLALAFGLDVLQREEELA from the coding sequence GTGACGGCCGCGATCCGCGTCGAAGGCGTCACCGTCCACTACGGCGACGTCCTCGCGCTCGACGGCGTCGACGTCACGCTCGGACACGGTCACGTCTGCGGGCTGGTCGGGATGAACGGCTCCGGCAAGTCGACACTGTTCAAGACCGTCATGGGCATGGTCCGGCCGGACACCGGCACGGTCTCGATCGACGGTGGCACCCCCGCCCGCGCGCGCAAAACCGGTGTGATCGGCTACGTGCCGCAGAGCGAGGACGTCGACTGGTCGTTCCCGTTGTCGGTGCGGGAGGTCGTGATGACCGGCCGCTACGGGCGGCTCGGCTTCACCCGGCGGCCGCGCCGCGCCGACCACGAAGCCGTCGACCACGCGCTGGAACGGGTCGAACTGGCCGAACTCGCCGGACGGCAGATCGGCCAGTTGTCCGGCGGGCAGCGCAAACGCGCGTTCGTCGCGCGCGGCATCGCCCAAGGCGCCCGCGTCCTGCTGCTGGACGAGCCGTTCGCCGGCGTGGACAAACGGTCCGAAGCCACGATCACGCGGCTGCTCAAGGAGCTCGCGGCCGACGGTGCCGCCGTCCTGATCTCCACCCACGACCTGCACGCGCTGCCCGGCCTCGCCGACGAGGCGATCCTGCTGATGCGCAAGGTGCTCGCGCACGGCTCCCCCGGCGAGGTGCTCCGGCCCGAAAACCTCGCGCTGGCCTTCGGACTCGATGTCCTGCAACGGGAAGAAGAACTCGCGTGA
- a CDS encoding metal ABC transporter substrate-binding protein produces the protein MANLRKAACALAASVLVLSACGGPAVGTDDKRPVVLTTFTVLADIASNVAGDKLRVESITKPGAEIHGYEPTPDDIKKAAKADLILDNGLNLEAWFARFVKESDAPHKVVSEGVQPIAIGEDAYQGKPNPHAWMSPANAGIYVDNMVKAFSELSSGDAAVFKANGDAYKAKVTEVRDEMTGALSGLPQTERALVTCEGAFSYLARDTGLTERYIWAVNAEQQATPQQITRAIEFVKQNKVPAVFCESTVSDAPMQQVVAATGTAFGGVLYVDSLSGPEGPVPTYLDLIRHDSKTIVAALTGAKP, from the coding sequence CGACAAGCGGCCCGTCGTGCTGACCACGTTCACGGTCCTGGCGGACATCGCCTCGAACGTCGCGGGCGACAAGCTCCGGGTCGAGTCGATCACCAAACCCGGCGCCGAGATCCACGGCTACGAGCCCACCCCGGACGACATCAAGAAGGCCGCGAAGGCGGACCTGATCCTCGACAACGGGCTGAACCTGGAGGCGTGGTTCGCCCGGTTCGTCAAGGAGAGCGACGCCCCGCACAAGGTGGTCAGCGAGGGTGTCCAGCCCATCGCCATCGGCGAAGACGCCTACCAGGGAAAACCGAACCCGCACGCGTGGATGTCTCCGGCGAATGCGGGTATCTACGTGGACAACATGGTAAAGGCGTTCAGCGAACTCTCCTCCGGCGACGCCGCCGTGTTCAAGGCCAACGGCGACGCCTACAAGGCGAAAGTGACGGAGGTGCGGGACGAGATGACGGGTGCGCTGAGCGGCCTGCCGCAAACCGAGCGAGCGCTGGTCACCTGTGAAGGCGCCTTCTCCTACCTCGCGCGCGACACCGGTCTCACGGAGCGGTACATCTGGGCGGTCAACGCCGAACAGCAGGCCACGCCCCAGCAGATCACCCGTGCCATCGAATTCGTCAAGCAGAACAAGGTCCCCGCGGTGTTCTGCGAGTCGACCGTCTCCGACGCCCCGATGCAGCAGGTCGTCGCCGCCACGGGTACCGCGTTCGGCGGCGTCCTGTACGTGGACTCCCTGTCCGGCCCCGAAGGTCCGGTACCGACCTACCTCGACCTCATCCGTCACGACTCGAAGACGATCGTCGCCGCCCTCACCGGAGCGAAGCCGTGA